The window TTTTAGCGTTTTATTCATGAATAATGTGCCCTACTGTAACAGATGACAATACTGTGTCTGAGAACTATGCCTGCGCATTTGGTCGAATCTTGTAGTATGGCTTACACAGTAGATAGGATGCAATACTCCGGGTACGGGAAACATTTCAAAAACACGACCTGCACAGTAGTCATTTAAACTTCTGtctcaaacaaaacaaaaatatAAATTGGCTTCATCTTTTTTCCTGTATAGTTGGTCGCCAGTCAACTTGCTTATATAATCTGTTCACGTGACTCATTTCCATTTTCTCCGTGCGCGAgtctcctccgccgtctTGTCTACGCTgagccaccaccacccgcgcCATGCAGAGGGTCATCCAGCGGACGTCCGCTGCCCGGAAACAGGCGCAGCGGAGAATCATCAAGAATTCCAAGAAGCCAGACCCAGAAACCAAAAGGCAACAGTTCCGAGCGCAGGTCGAGTACAACAAGGCCCTCACCCAACAGAAGAAAGATGCCGTCAAAAACCGCCGGGAGGATTGGATGAAGGGTCCGCTGGCTCCAAAGCGAGATTCGGGTCTTAAAGTATTCACTTATGGCGGCGTGTCACCACAACTTGTGCAGCCGCCGCCTCTTCCCAAACACAAGCGCCGGAAGCACGTCCTGTTCGCTCCGGGAGATCGAGTCTGTGTTGTCAAtggcaaagaaaagggcAAAATCAGCGAGATCAGTGGGGTtaaaggagaggaagataTGGTGTTTCTCAAGAACACGAACGTAGTACGTGTTTTTTCCTTGTTGCGGTCACTCCTGAGATCCAACTCCCGCTAATCCGCTCTCTTAAAAACACAGGCCGATGTTGCTGTCCCCGACTGGATGCAAACATCAATGGGAATCAAGTCCGATATTGTCACCAACTCCCTGCCGGTGCCCATTGACGATATCCGACATGTCATCGCGCTCCAAGACCCTCAGACCGGTCTCATTGAAGATTGGATCGTGGAACACGCATATGCCGCCGGGCCCTTTGTCGAACGACACCCAGACAGCACCATCCCGAAATTTACGCGATATGTATTGGGCGAGAATATCGAAATCCCTTGGCCCGTAGAGAATATTCCGCCCGCCAAGGACGGACAATGGGACACTACGCGCATGGAGGCCGATACCGATACTTGGGTGCCATCGTTGGCGCAGCCGCCTTTCCCGAGCAGTATCATTGATGAACTGCGCAACAAATTCTCCAAATTCCGGACCCGTCACGATCCAGAATACGTGAGGGAGAAGGTTGAAGAGGATTACCGCAAGCAATACTACGAGAGCCGGGCGATGTTGACGCCCATTGGGGAATGGCGGGCAAAGAGACAGGCCGAGAGCGcagaagcgaagaagaagacgctGGATGCCGACGGGAATGTGATTATGGACAAGGAGACGATCGACTTCATTGAGAACTGGATGACACTGAAGAAGGATGGCCAGTCTGCTCAATAGATTGAGTGATCATTTCTTTCGTCAAGAGCATTGTGTATAAATTCTACTGTATTCTAGTATTGAATCTCTATTTATTTCATTCCCTATTATTTGTTCGTTCGCCATTCACTGTCGATTCTTAGGGCTCACGCGGATACTTCGGGGCCAGGGAGCGCAACCGCTGAACCgcgtcttcatcttctgaCAAcccccctccatccctcCACTCCCTGCactgcttctttcttcatcggcaAGACATAGTAGTCGCAATGGCATTCGCTGCCATAAATTCGTCCGTCCCGATCGCCTCCATTGAGGAGGCCTTCGCGACCGAACCCGCGCTGAAGAATCGAGTCTACGATGCGATCGGTACGTCGCCCACCCCTACCTAACAAGCCATCTActaacttttttttcttttctgtcaaTGTAGGCATGACCCCTCAACATACACCTCTCTTCGAAGATCTCGCCCGATACACCTGCAACCTGCTGGCCAGGAACGCGAGTACCTCCCTGCCGCCCGCGGCGGCCAGCGACGGCCCTGCCGCAAAAAAGCGAAAGCTGCAGAATGGCGACACCACCAACGGGGCGACCGCGCAGGCGCCAGTCGACGTGAAGGGTGATGCGCCGATTCAGTTTTACGTCCAAGATATTTCCTTCGCTGCGCcgcagcgcaagaagctcaCGCTCGAGATCACTGCCGGGAGCAGTTGCCTGCGGGCGAGGAACCAGACCACCAAGGAGGTGGAATTCGGTGTCCCCATGAACCAGATCCGTGAGTATGCAATTGCCATTGATACGAGAATCGTGACTAACACGACTGGTCGTGGCTAGGACATGCCCTGTGCCTTCCAGTACCGGAAAAAACGCAGAAACAGTTCAATTTCTGTGTCATCCCCCAGTTCGCTGATGGGATCACACCTCCACCGGAGGGGGAAACAGCATACGAGGCCATCGTGTTTACCGTTGCCGACGGGCCAGCCAAGGCTGCTTTCTTAGGGACGGGTCAGCAAGTCGGACACAACCCTGGCGAGACGGCTGAGGCGTTGATCCGGAAAGTGTTGAATGACAACATGGCTCAGACGAATGTCATTTGTCCTGATGACCGGCAATTTGTGAGCGCCATGCCCGAGCCGCATCGgaaaaaggagaaggcaTTTCACGTCAAGGCATTCCgaggcagcaaagaaggtgAGCcaatctttttttttttttttttttgagcTGGGCTGAGCTGATTTTGTTTCTGTCAGGCTAtctgtttcttctctctaCGGGTATTCTGTTTGCGTTCAAAAAACCTctcctgttcttctccttcgacACCATCGACTCCGTTTCCTACACCTCGGTCCTCCAGCGCACATTCAACCTCAACATAATGGCCCGCCCGGCCAATggcaccgaagaagatgtacAGGAACTCGAGTTCTCTAtgatcgaccaggccgacTACGGAGGGATCGACGACTACATCAAGCGACATGGTCTTCAAGACGCCAGCTTGGCCGATGCCCGACGCGCCAAGGTGTACAATATCAACGGTGGTAAGGCCGAGGATCCAGAGGCCAGCGCTACGAAGACGGAAGGGGACGAGGAAAGCGAACTGCAAAAAGCCCAGCGAGAgctcgaggaccaggaggatgaggaagaagaggactATGATCCGGGAAGTGACGCGGAGAGCGAAGGCAGCggcggctccagcagcgagggCGATGAGGACGGTGATGAGTTCCATGAGGATGCAGATCAGGTcagcgatggcgacgacgaggacatgctcaaggaggaGGGCAGTGATGACGAGTAAGCGAGCGTGCTGCCATGTAATGATTTGCCTTTTATTTTTGGACTTGTACAGTAGCCGGCCGAACTTGAGGTGGTCGTGGACGTATCAGATTCGGGTCGAGATGGATCGGCGAATTGGGGAATCCTGATCGGAATTGCTTTTGTCTCCCCAATAGTTTATTTGGAATATACCGCCATAACCTCCGTCGAAGGATATCGTGTACCTGCTTTAGGGCTAACTCCATAGTCTTGGCTTGGCGCGACCCATCCTGTAATGTTACCCGCATTCCAGACCGTGAGTCCAGACAACCAGATACAATCGACCCCCTGAGTGAAAAATGCTCTGGAAAAATCCATTGTGATTCCCTGCCGCCATGATATACAAGAGCCAGACTGTAAAAGATGCGTATAGGTACCAAGGACCCTGTCTTCGGCTACGCGCCCGAGCCTCGCAAGCCCTGAGCCGTGCAGGCAGCTGCCCAAACTCAGTTGGAGAGGATCTGACCGCTAGGTACTGAATTATTTTCCCAACGCCTGGCGCTGGTAACTGTAATACCATCGCTTGACCGCCAGTTCCCGTGCCGCGCTCCCCATCACTTGTAACCAATACATGGGCGATACCgtctcccttccctctcccccgactctctccctctcttcctctcttctttctcttctcctcgatTTCTGTCTCTCCCCATCCCTCtccccttctctcccctctcgttctcgtccCGCCCTGCCCTGGCAACTCACTGGTGCTCATATCAGCACTTGGTCGAGTCCCTCGGCTGCTCTTGCCCTGCCCCTTTTTTTCCCGGTGGCGTGTATTAATTTCGCCTCCCGTCCACCCCCGTTTGTTCtcgacccgatcaccccaGAGTTGTGATCATCCCGACCGTCAAAAAGGACCGCCGACCACCTCAATTCCTGCGCAGCACCCTCAATCGCATCCGTCTCGCTGTCGCAGCTTCGGCTCGCCAGTCCGTCTCACACCGCCCAAGTTTCACGCTGTACCGCTACCTCGGTCGGAGAACGTGACGGGTTTCGTGGACACTAGTTTTGGTGTCAGATATCTCTCGCGGCGTATGCCATTCAttcccctcctctcctcgacctcgtgCTGACTGCGTCCGTGTGAAAGAATAGTGTCCATCACGTGTCCGGTGTCTCCGAAGCCATCAGTATTAGGGTGCAGGTCGTGTTCCTTGGGTCTCAACCCCGAGAACTTCATCCATggcgtcctcctcgtcgaaCGTAGTGGGTGTCCACTACCGCGTGGGCAAGAAAATAGGTGAGGGTTCGTTTGGTGTTATCTTCGAGGGCACGAacctcctcaacaaccagCAGGTGGCCATCAAATTTGTACGTCTCGTTGCACTCGCTTGACTATCGACCCTTCTGACCGTTACAGGAACCCCGGAAAAGCGATGCGCCTCAGCTTCGTGATGAATATCGCACATACAAGATCTTGGTTGGATGCCGTATGTTTCTCTAGACACTCCGTGTGTAATATTTGCTAATTATCTCCTAGCCGGCATCCCGAATGTCTACTACTTTGGCCAGGAGGGTTTGCACAACATCCTGGTGATTGACCTTCTCGGTCCCAGTCTGGAGGATCTGTTCGACCACTGCAATCGCCGGTTCTCCACCAAGACTGTTGTGATGGTGGCCAAGCAGATGCTCTCGCGGGTTCAAACGATTCACGAGAAGAACCTCATCTACCGCGATATCAAGCCAGACAACTTCCTTATCGGCCGGCCATCCACCAAGGCCGCTAATGTCATCCATGTCGTTGACTTTGGCATGGCCAAGCAATACCGCGAACCCAAGACCAAGCAGCACATCCCCTACCGTGAGCGCAAGTCTCTTTCAGGTACTGCGCGGTACATGAGTATCAACACCCATCTGGGACGTGAACAGTCACGACGAGATGATCTGGAGGCTCTTGGACACGTCTTCATGTACTTCTTGCGAGGCGGCCTTCCCTGGCAAGGACTGAAGGCTGCGACCAACAAGCAAAAGTACGAGAAGattggcgagaagaagcaaaCCACGATCATCAAGGATCTATGCGAAGGCTTTCCTGGTACGTTTTGTTACCTCGTTTACGATCAAGACCCCATACTGATGACATGGCCACAGAAGAGTTCGTCAAGTACATGAGTTATGTGCGCAACCTTGGCTTCGAGGACACACCCGACTACGACTATCTGCGGGACCTCCTGACGCAATCTCTCAAGAACGCCGgcgaggtggaggatggggaaTACGACTGGATGAAGCTGAACAACGGACGCGGCTGGGACTACAAGTCGTATGCGTCCCAGGCACATCTTCACAACCAGCACCAGACTTCGACGAGCCGCGACCACATTCGCCACAGCCAACGCCCCGGCATGACGGCCGACCGTTTAAACGCACCTCAGCCGCCGCCCCCAAACTCTCCGGCGAAGGGAGCGGGAAAGACGCGTGACCGTCCTGGTGTCGGGATGCCCTCCAAGCAACGCGGGAGTGGGAACATGGAGCCATCAACCCCGGCCACATCAACGCAGGCGCAGTTCCAGAACTCAAATGCTCATCTTCCGGGGCGCCTAAACAGCCCAGGCAACCAAGGGGTGGGCAATCAAGCTGCCGGCGCTCAAGGGAACGATGACTCGCAACCCACATTCATCCAGAAGGTGATGAAGGCTCTGTGCTGTGGTAGGTGATTTTCCGAATGTGATCCACATCTGCTTGCCTGCTCACTCTCGAGATTCAGGTTGAACTTGCGGCAGATAAAGTGACGGCGCACTCGTTCTTCTGCCCTTGATGCCGAAAATACGGCCGATTGTCGACATGGGAATCCTCTCCTTTCTTTACGCAATGGGTGCCTTGGTAGGCAGTCCATTCACCATGCACTACCTCTCGTCCCAACAGCCCCCTTGTATCTTTCTTCCGCCCATTCGACCCTTCCCACCCACCAAGCGACGGTGGGTGGGAACAAccttttccctctctcatTGATGTTATGTCCAATCATTCTTTCATGGTGCTACGGCTTCGGAGCGACAAACTTGAGAGATctcttgtccttgtcttctctttttctccatTTTGCTTCGTTCTGTGTCACTTATGGCTCGACGATTGCGCTGTTTAATACCAAAAACTCATCCTCTTCGAATTTATCACGTCCTCAGCGGGTGATGTTCCGTCGGCGTGCATTGAACACATCCTGTTTGTTTTGTTGCCTCGGGAAATTCGGAGTCCACTGGTGCTTTGTTTTTTAATTAGAGAGTTGAAGACAGATTCTCACCCTcggcgaggagcaggtggtATCGAGTCAGATCCAGGCATTGCCTTGTGGTTTGATCTCGTCGGTCAATTCAAGCGTTTGCTCCCCGAGACGGACAAGTCTTGAGTTGAGCTGTCTCTGTGTTATTCGCTCTGTTTATCAGCAGAGCGAACAGACCTAATGTTGTTTGTGTTCTTGGATTTAcccgggcttcttctcgagaCCTCTCTATCCGTCACCTCATCTGTCTCGGTGTGGCAAGGACAGTCCAGTTTACTGCTGTGCCGCACTGCTCGTCGTGTTTGCATATATTCTCCCGGTTCCTCGATTCCCCCTGTCCCTTTCCCCATGTGTGTCACTGTTCCCAACCCATTCGATCTATTTGCCCGTGTTTATAATTGTCTGTTTTTGTGCCTTGCTCCTCTGTTTTTCAGAAGCGCGTTCTGTGTCTGTTAGTATGTCGCATAAGATAGcattcctttttttctttctttgctggttctctctttgttctttttgtACGGCTTATAAAAAGTGTTCAAGAGCTGGTCTGCTAGCTGAAAGTTGTCGAGTTTCGTGAGTACTTGGTAGGGTAATGAGTGAGTAAACGGAAGTCCTATTTGGCTTGATGGCGGTTGCACCTCTAGCGGGAATAGTCAGGCATGTATCGCCTTCTAGACCAAGGTCACGAAGAAAAGTCGAGAATGTGCCGTACATCTCATAACTCAGTGCTATCTTCAGTCGTAGGATCAGGTTGATCAAATCAAGTTAAAGCAGATGATTCTATCAAGCAACTACTGGCCAGCGAATGGAAAAATATATCATCGTATCTCTTGTTAGACTAAGATATATACCATTGTTGCGTTTACACCGTCGACTCCATATGACAAGGACCTCcacaaaaacaaaacatgAGTTGCTGCTGTGGTCTCGTTCATATCCGTTGTGCCTGCAATTATCCTGCTTGACTACATTCCCCTCTTGTTTTTGAAAAGGGTCGAAGAGCCGTCTCCTCTCGAGTGCCTATATTCTGGAATCCAGATTCAATGTTCCACGATGTATATCTCTATAGTAGATATCTCCGCCTCACGAACAGCGCAAAGAGAACCATCCTCCTGCCCACCCCTAGGAATGTGTTGACACCAGCCTCTGCACATTGGCCAATGCAATGACATTGTCCGCTCAATCCCTGCCTGACCTTGAATAGCCCCATATAGGCGAGTCCAAATAAACTTCACCATTGGAATGTTGACTCTCCGTGGCATGCTTTGTCGCCACACCGTATTCAGCGGGCATAACATGACGCATTTTTGGGGACACGAGTGGTATCCTACTCTCCCAGGGTCATACATACTGaagaaacgaaaaaaaaaacaaagtTTGAGTCTGTCCTCGAAGGTTATTCCGCAGCAGCCGAGCCAATCCTCGAGCCCGGACCAACGGTCATGGCATGCAGGGATTGAGAGAGGTGGGAAGAGGGGCTATGCACGGAGACGATCAACTTGCCTCTTTGTCTATCTTTGGTCGAGCATGGATAAACCATGGTTATACTGGGCCCCTAATGTTTCTACCTAACAGTGCAGGTACTTCTGGATATGGGGCTACCACCGAGACAGTGCACTATGCGTGTTAATCAACCGTCCAATCGTGAGCTATCAAGCACACTGTGCTGGACTGTCCTGTGCAATCATTAGCTGGCAGCACCTGGGGATCTTCTTCTATTAGTCTTTTACCTAAGAATATTCCACCCCGTCCTGATCTCCAACCCGTACCACGCCACCAGGCCTGTCCACCCCCGGGATTCGAATACCCGTTTGCGTTTAGACCAGCCCAGTTACTGTTGTGACGAACGTACAAGTCACTCAGCGCGTCGCGTGCCCGCCGGTTAGGACGGAATTTCCCCGCCTGTGGCTGGTTCTTTTGCAAATCGGGGTCTACATGTGGTCAATTGGCGTCCCCGCATGGGTATCCTGGCCGGACTGGGGTTGGTCTTATGTCACTATGTTTGTAGAATACTGCACAAGACAGTTAGGTATCCATTAATTTATCGAAGACAAATGCAGCCAGCAATCAGTCGTTACGTAGTAGGATCTGAAACCAATAGCTCTACGCGCCGTGCGTGCTCTAACTGATTATCATAAT of the Penicillium psychrofluorescens genome assembly, chromosome: 1 genome contains:
- a CDS encoding uncharacterized protein (ID:PFLUO_001889-T1.cds;~source:funannotate) codes for the protein MQRVIQRTSAARKQAQRRIIKNSKKPDPETKRQQFRAQVEYNKALTQQKKDAVKNRREDWMKGPLAPKRDSGLKVFTYGGVSPQLVQPPPLPKHKRRKHVLFAPGDRVCVVNGKEKGKISEISGVKGEEDMVFLKNTNVADVAVPDWMQTSMGIKSDIVTNSLPVPIDDIRHVIALQDPQTGLIEDWIVEHAYAAGPFVERHPDSTIPKFTRYVLGENIEIPWPVENIPPAKDGQWDTTRMEADTDTWVPSLAQPPFPSSIIDELRNKFSKFRTRHDPEYVREKVEEDYRKQYYESRAMLTPIGEWRAKRQAESAEAKKKTLDADGNVIMDKETIDFIENWMTLKKDGQSAQ
- a CDS encoding uncharacterized protein (ID:PFLUO_001890-T1.cds;~source:funannotate), translated to MAFAAINSSVPIASIEEAFATEPALKNRVYDAIGMTPQHTPLFEDLARYTCNLLARNASTSLPPAAASDGPAAKKRKLQNGDTTNGATAQAPVDVKGDAPIQFYVQDISFAAPQRKKLTLEITAGSSCLRARNQTTKEVEFGVPMNQIRHALCLPVPEKTQKQFNFCVIPQFADGITPPPEGETAYEAIVFTVADGPAKAAFLGTGQQVGHNPGETAEALIRKVLNDNMAQTNVICPDDRQFVSAMPEPHRKKEKAFHVKAFRGSKEGYLFLLSTGILFAFKKPLLFFSFDTIDSVSYTSVLQRTFNLNIMARPANGTEEDVQELEFSMIDQADYGGIDDYIKRHGLQDASLADARRAKVYNINGGKAEDPEASATKTEGDEESELQKAQRELEDQEDEEEEDYDPGSDAESEGSGGSSSEGDEDGDEFHEDADQVSDGDDEDMLKEEGSDDE
- a CDS encoding uncharacterized protein (ID:PFLUO_001891-T1.cds;~source:funannotate); the protein is MASSSSNVVGVHYRVGKKIGEGSFGVIFEGTNLLNNQQVAIKFEPRKSDAPQLRDEYRTYKILVGCPGIPNVYYFGQEGLHNILVIDLLGPSLEDLFDHCNRRFSTKTVVMVAKQMLSRVQTIHEKNLIYRDIKPDNFLIGRPSTKAANVIHVVDFGMAKQYREPKTKQHIPYRERKSLSGTARYMSINTHLGREQSRRDDLEALGHVFMYFLRGGLPWQGLKAATNKQKYEKIGEKKQTTIIKDLCEGFPEEFVKYMSYVRNLGFEDTPDYDYLRDLLTQSLKNAGEVEDGEYDWMKLNNGRGWDYKSYASQAHLHNQHQTSTSRDHIRHSQRPGMTADRLNAPQPPPPNSPAKGAGKTRDRPGVGMPSKQRGSGNMEPSTPATSTQAQFQNSNAHLPGRLNSPGNQGVGNQAAGAQGNDDSQPTFIQKVMKALCCGR